One Halococcus agarilyticus genomic region harbors:
- a CDS encoding ABC transporter permease has product MGMGWYVARRVAWAGVVTFVILTITFVLLDAAPNAGLAQVQFQAAQSGQSAEAAAEAFRARRGLQGPLWERYLDYLTNLASGDWGWSDTRSQPVSEAILTAIPYSMMYGAPSIVLSTIIGMGIGLYSAVHQYERSDYVATLAAFFGVSIPNFWFGIVLLLVFSVQLNWFPVLFDAQIATNRTFSLANLHQLVLPIVVLMTSALAGNARYARAEALEYVQAEFVKTARAKGATGWRMLTRHILRPTLVPLSTLLVGDLLGLILTASYLIEVVFGIPGLGFLSYQAIINQDTALVLGTTLIPVFIAVIGNLLQDIAYTVLDPRISYGDR; this is encoded by the coding sequence ATGGGAATGGGATGGTACGTCGCGCGGCGGGTCGCGTGGGCGGGCGTGGTGACGTTCGTGATCCTGACGATCACCTTCGTCCTGCTCGACGCCGCACCCAACGCGGGACTCGCGCAGGTGCAGTTCCAGGCGGCACAGAGCGGGCAGAGCGCCGAGGCGGCGGCCGAAGCGTTCCGGGCGCGGCGCGGCCTCCAGGGACCGCTCTGGGAGCGGTATCTCGACTACCTCACCAACCTCGCGTCGGGGGACTGGGGCTGGTCGGACACCCGATCACAGCCGGTGTCGGAGGCGATCCTCACGGCGATCCCGTACTCCATGATGTACGGCGCTCCCTCGATCGTCCTCTCGACGATCATCGGGATGGGGATCGGGCTGTACTCGGCGGTCCACCAGTACGAGCGCAGCGACTACGTCGCCACGCTCGCGGCCTTCTTCGGGGTCAGCATCCCCAACTTCTGGTTCGGGATCGTCCTCCTGCTGGTGTTCTCGGTCCAGCTCAACTGGTTTCCGGTGCTGTTCGACGCGCAGATCGCCACCAACCGGACGTTCTCGCTGGCGAACCTCCACCAGCTCGTGTTGCCGATCGTCGTGTTGATGACCTCCGCGCTGGCGGGCAACGCCCGGTACGCCCGGGCGGAGGCGCTGGAGTACGTCCAGGCGGAGTTCGTCAAGACCGCACGCGCGAAGGGCGCGACCGGCTGGCGGATGCTGACTCGGCACATCCTCCGGCCGACCCTGGTGCCGCTCTCGACGCTGCTGGTCGGGGACCTGCTGGGGCTGATCCTGACGGCGTCGTACCTCATCGAGGTGGTCTTCGGGATCCCGGGCCTCGGATTCTTGAGCTATCAGGCGATCATCAACCAGGACACCGCGCTGGTGCTCGGCACCACGCTGATCCCGGTGTTCATCGCCGTGATCGGCAACCTGCTTCAGGACATCGCGTACACGGTGCTCGACCCGCGGATCAGCTACGGTGATCGCTGA
- a CDS encoding ABC transporter substrate-binding protein, which produces MPALRFPNRRRFLQTLGVSGAAAALAGCSGGGGSGDSTSTAGGGGGGTEASGGGTTEATATSGGGNASTEGGNASEETQQSGGQRTVGGNYIAGSSTDAQTLNFIQVSDVPSSNRIGLALDSAYAITTENEVFPLWLDLESGPDNRVYTANLRDNLQWGGDYGQMTAEDWVYMIKNVYQTEDNWAAYSNRGDWQREGEFIPVEKTGKLSFEIRLPNPDPAFPLKPILWGAFCMPKGLLEQYVPDKDLEGLQQDEEISTLAYSGNLGPYSFERWDREAAFVATRNDDYYMRDASDVPAAWQGAPYFDQYTYRVIGEQSTRLSALQANEITTTAIPSTQVSQFEGSDDTSVVVAPQPFCSQLIYNRRANSVFAEGFRSTAVRRALAYAVDKQLILENILNGYGNVAHTFQPQFSDFYDDSQVEQFGVGDTFSMEQARSELQSALGDTPYAYEGGQVVNENGNQVTLTLVYTTGSQTTETTCKYFKQQFEKLGFAVSLTAVRFNTLLDKYVTNSPTNGNFGDEEGDWSAGPFNAGERTDSVSPEQWDMMYGIVFNTYPRTPTSTDVFWQRETSTNFFGYYPEANLNELYSRASTATDQQTRQQALASIFGALSKEQANLFTNMGVDIIGYQPNVVGPDETFGFGWDDNIWYFDEA; this is translated from the coding sequence ATGCCAGCCCTCCGATTTCCGAATCGTCGACGGTTCTTGCAGACGCTCGGGGTGAGCGGGGCGGCGGCCGCGCTCGCCGGCTGTTCCGGCGGCGGTGGCTCGGGTGATTCGACGAGCACCGCCGGCGGTGGCGGCGGTGGAACGGAGGCGTCCGGTGGCGGGACGACCGAGGCGACGGCCACCTCGGGTGGTGGGAACGCCTCGACCGAGGGCGGGAACGCCTCGGAAGAGACCCAACAGTCCGGGGGTCAGCGCACGGTCGGCGGGAACTACATCGCCGGTTCCAGCACCGACGCCCAGACCCTGAACTTCATCCAGGTCTCCGACGTCCCGTCGTCGAACCGGATCGGACTGGCGCTCGACAGCGCCTACGCGATCACGACCGAAAACGAGGTGTTCCCGCTCTGGCTCGACCTCGAATCGGGGCCCGACAACCGGGTCTACACCGCGAACCTCCGGGACAACCTCCAGTGGGGCGGGGACTACGGCCAGATGACCGCCGAGGACTGGGTGTACATGATCAAGAACGTCTACCAGACCGAGGACAACTGGGCGGCCTACTCCAACCGGGGTGACTGGCAGCGCGAGGGCGAGTTCATCCCGGTCGAGAAGACCGGCAAACTCTCCTTCGAGATCCGGCTCCCCAACCCCGACCCGGCGTTCCCGCTGAAGCCGATCCTGTGGGGGGCGTTCTGCATGCCGAAGGGGCTCCTCGAACAGTACGTCCCCGACAAGGACCTCGAGGGACTCCAGCAGGACGAGGAGATCAGCACGCTCGCCTACAGCGGGAACCTCGGGCCGTACAGCTTCGAGCGCTGGGATCGGGAGGCGGCGTTCGTGGCGACCCGAAACGACGACTACTACATGCGCGACGCCTCGGACGTCCCCGCGGCGTGGCAGGGTGCGCCGTACTTCGATCAGTACACCTACCGGGTCATCGGCGAGCAGAGCACGCGCCTCTCGGCGCTGCAGGCCAACGAGATAACCACGACGGCGATCCCCTCGACGCAAGTGAGTCAGTTCGAGGGATCGGACGACACGAGCGTCGTCGTCGCCCCACAGCCGTTCTGCTCGCAGCTGATCTACAACCGACGGGCCAACAGCGTCTTCGCGGAGGGGTTCCGGAGCACGGCGGTCCGCCGGGCGCTCGCCTACGCCGTCGACAAGCAGCTCATCCTCGAGAACATCCTCAACGGCTACGGCAACGTCGCCCACACGTTCCAGCCGCAGTTCTCCGATTTCTACGACGACTCGCAGGTCGAACAGTTCGGCGTCGGGGACACGTTCAGCATGGAGCAAGCCCGGAGCGAACTCCAGAGCGCGCTCGGTGACACTCCGTACGCCTACGAGGGCGGGCAGGTCGTCAACGAGAACGGCAACCAGGTCACGCTCACCCTCGTCTACACGACGGGGTCGCAGACGACCGAGACGACCTGCAAGTACTTCAAACAGCAGTTCGAGAAGCTCGGGTTCGCGGTGTCGCTCACCGCCGTTCGGTTCAACACGCTGCTCGACAAGTACGTCACGAACAGCCCGACGAACGGCAACTTCGGCGACGAGGAGGGCGACTGGAGCGCCGGACCGTTCAACGCGGGCGAACGGACCGACTCGGTGAGTCCGGAGCAGTGGGACATGATGTACGGCATCGTCTTCAACACCTACCCCCGAACGCCGACGTCGACCGACGTGTTCTGGCAGCGGGAGACCTCGACGAACTTCTTCGGCTACTACCCCGAGGCGAACCTGAACGAGCTGTACAGCAGGGCCTCGACCGCGACCGACCAGCAAACGCGCCAGCAGGCGCTGGCCAGCATCTTCGGTGCGCTCTCGAAGGAACAGGCCAACCTGTTCACCAACATGGGCGTCGACATCATCGGCTACCAGCCGAACGTGGTCGGGCCGGACGAGACGTTCGGCTTCGGGTGGGACGACAACATCTGGTACTTCGACGAGGCCTGA
- the hpt gene encoding hypoxanthine/guanine phosphoribosyltransferase, giving the protein MNQLRDSLLDAPIIEKEGYHYFVHPISDGVPMLEPELLREIVIKIIRKAALEDVDKIVTPAAMGIHISTATSLMTDIPLVVVRKRQYGLEGEVALSQVTGYSENEMYVNDVDEGDRVLLLDDVLSTGGTLRGITGALEEIGAEIVDVVAVIKKVGGGNELDDSPYDVKTLINVDVEDQEVVITDPHGDG; this is encoded by the coding sequence ATGAATCAGCTTCGGGACTCGCTGCTCGACGCGCCGATCATCGAGAAGGAAGGGTATCACTACTTCGTCCATCCGATCAGCGACGGCGTCCCGATGCTCGAACCCGAACTCCTGCGCGAGATCGTCATCAAGATCATCCGGAAGGCCGCGCTCGAAGACGTCGACAAGATCGTGACGCCCGCTGCGATGGGCATTCACATCTCCACCGCGACCTCGCTGATGACCGACATCCCGCTCGTGGTGGTCCGCAAGCGCCAGTACGGCCTGGAGGGAGAGGTCGCGCTCTCGCAGGTCACGGGCTACTCCGAGAACGAGATGTACGTCAACGACGTCGACGAGGGTGATCGGGTGCTCCTGCTCGACGACGTGCTCTCCACGGGCGGGACGCTCCGCGGGATCACCGGCGCGCTGGAGGAGATCGGTGCGGAGATCGTCGACGTCGTCGCGGTCATCAAGAAGGTCGGCGGCGGCAACGAACTCGACGACAGCCCGTACGACGTGAAGACGCTGATCAACGTCGACGTCGAGGATCAAGAGGTCGTCATCACCGATCCCCACGGCGACGGGTAA
- a CDS encoding SHOCT domain-containing protein, whose protein sequence is MTTTARERFRENATGITSTVVTGVWLVALFTGQSWWLAALLFGYIVVVPVVSMLFGDDEDWEEHADEERADDEHWEDGWTGGGWTTEDSSDEPPETDNRDALETLRNRYARGELTDEQFERKVERLLDTDSLEAVEDQYRERERLRE, encoded by the coding sequence ATGACCACGACGGCGCGCGAGCGATTTCGGGAGAACGCCACGGGGATCACCTCGACGGTGGTGACGGGGGTCTGGCTCGTCGCCCTGTTCACCGGCCAGTCGTGGTGGCTCGCGGCGCTTCTCTTCGGCTACATCGTCGTCGTCCCGGTCGTCTCGATGCTGTTCGGCGACGACGAGGACTGGGAGGAACACGCCGACGAGGAACGGGCGGACGACGAGCACTGGGAGGACGGCTGGACCGGCGGCGGCTGGACGACCGAGGACTCGTCCGACGAGCCGCCCGAAACCGACAACCGCGACGCCCTCGAAACGCTCCGGAATCGCTACGCACGCGGCGAACTCACGGACGAACAGTTCGAACGGAAAGTCGAGCGACTCCTCGATACCGACTCCCTCGAAGCCGTCGAGGACCAGTATCGCGAGCGCGAGCGGTTGCGGGAGTAG
- a CDS encoding type IV pilin, whose translation MGRETKTMKTKLNELRSDSRAVSPVIGVVLMIAVVVILAAVVGAFATGIFGSQSSAPQASFSYSEDGTLTMESGDSITNGNLYYQIGDGTRTEWGGGSGEESAYVSGDSTSATGTAGEPVKVIWDDGNGNSAVLQTFDSAVSGTT comes from the coding sequence ATGGGTCGCGAAACCAAGACTATGAAAACGAAACTCAACGAACTCCGGTCGGATTCACGTGCAGTCAGCCCGGTCATCGGCGTCGTGCTGATGATCGCGGTCGTCGTCATTCTCGCCGCCGTCGTCGGTGCGTTCGCCACCGGCATCTTTGGGAGTCAGAGCAGCGCTCCCCAGGCGAGCTTCAGTTATAGTGAAGATGGGACGCTAACCATGGAAAGTGGCGATTCGATAACGAATGGCAATTTGTACTACCAGATTGGCGATGGAACCAGAACTGAGTGGGGAGGAGGAAGTGGTGAGGAAAGTGCCTACGTCTCTGGCGACTCCACATCTGCGACGGGGACAGCCGGAGAACCCGTCAAGGTCATCTGGGACGACGGTAACGGCAACTCGGCGGTCCTTCAGACGTTCGACTCTGCCGTTAGTGGCACCACGTAA